The Cohnella abietis genome has a segment encoding these proteins:
- a CDS encoding carbohydrate ABC transporter permease, whose protein sequence is MGGLLKEIYKSRTLYLFISPFYILFLVFSVFPIIFSIYLSFHKWDGIGSMSSVGFNNFNYMFHDPNFWQAMINNIAIWLLANGPMLVCALVIAYVINLSIVKFKGFFRIAFFLPNITAMVAVVIIFQSMFGNEYGLINFFLEKLGLDKIAWFNSSTGVRVVIALMIAWRYLGYNAIIYLSGLQRIPKDLYEAANLDGATMFQTFTKITLPMLRSIILFSVMMSTIGGFQIFTEPQVLAGNQSPYPGSETIVLYMFREGFVYQNYGYAAAVSWVLFVIIGLISVLNWKLFNKSDD, encoded by the coding sequence ATGGGAGGCCTTTTAAAAGAAATATACAAGAGCAGAACGCTCTATCTGTTTATTTCTCCATTTTACATCTTGTTCCTAGTCTTTTCGGTGTTTCCTATTATCTTCTCGATCTATCTTTCCTTTCACAAATGGGACGGAATCGGGAGTATGTCTTCGGTAGGCTTTAACAACTTTAATTATATGTTTCACGATCCGAATTTCTGGCAAGCTATGATCAATAATATCGCGATTTGGTTGTTGGCTAACGGTCCTATGCTTGTATGCGCTTTGGTTATTGCCTACGTCATTAATCTGTCGATCGTAAAATTCAAAGGATTTTTCAGAATCGCTTTTTTTCTTCCGAATATAACGGCCATGGTCGCGGTTGTCATTATATTTCAGTCCATGTTCGGGAACGAGTACGGACTGATCAACTTCTTCCTTGAGAAGCTAGGGTTGGATAAAATAGCTTGGTTCAATTCCAGCACTGGAGTCCGTGTTGTTATTGCGCTTATGATCGCCTGGAGATACTTGGGCTATAATGCCATCATCTATCTCTCAGGATTGCAAAGAATTCCTAAGGATTTGTATGAAGCGGCGAATCTCGATGGGGCGACGATGTTCCAGACCTTTACAAAGATTACTTTACCGATGCTTCGCTCGATCATATTGTTTTCGGTTATGATGTCGACGATCGGGGGATTCCAGATTTTTACCGAGCCTCAGGTGCTCGCGGGTAATCAATCTCCGTATCCGGGATCTGAAACGATCGTACTCTACATGTTCCGGGAAGGCTTCGTTTATCAGAACTATGGATATGCGGCTGCAGTCTCGTGGGTTCTGTTCGTCATTATCGGACTCATATCCGTTTTGAACTGGAAGCTCTTCAATAAGTCTGACGATTGA
- a CDS encoding carbohydrate ABC transporter permease, giving the protein MTAKKIFVHTFLLIGVIFSIFPFYWLAVMATNETSAIFSFPPKLVFGDYFLVNYHHVMDNINFYRALFNTLFIAITSCVLQLFFNSLTGFTFSKFKFPGSKVLFYLMMATMMIPAQMLLVPQFIIIKEIGWLGSYKALIVPGMASAFGIFWIRQYALAIHDDLLEAGRIDGCTKFGLYWRIALPILRPALAFLAITTFMGVWEDYLWPLIVLTDTSKFTLMLALQQLKSVHTGDYSMVMTGTLLATLPVIVFFLVVSRQFIAGIMEGAVKS; this is encoded by the coding sequence ATGACAGCAAAAAAGATATTCGTGCATACTTTTTTGTTAATCGGTGTTATATTTTCGATATTCCCGTTTTACTGGCTAGCGGTTATGGCGACGAATGAAACGAGCGCAATCTTTTCTTTTCCTCCTAAATTGGTGTTTGGGGACTATTTCTTGGTGAATTATCATCACGTCATGGATAACATCAATTTTTATCGCGCGCTGTTCAACACCCTTTTCATCGCGATCACTAGCTGTGTACTGCAATTGTTTTTCAATTCATTGACGGGATTTACTTTCTCGAAATTCAAATTCCCGGGATCCAAGGTGCTCTTCTATTTAATGATGGCAACGATGATGATCCCGGCCCAAATGCTGCTAGTTCCGCAGTTTATTATTATTAAAGAGATTGGATGGCTAGGAAGCTATAAAGCTCTGATCGTTCCGGGCATGGCAAGCGCGTTCGGGATTTTCTGGATTAGACAATATGCGTTAGCTATCCATGACGATTTGCTCGAAGCCGGTCGCATAGATGGGTGCACCAAGTTCGGATTATATTGGCGGATTGCTTTACCTATTCTTCGGCCAGCGCTTGCTTTTCTTGCCATTACGACCTTCATGGGAGTCTGGGAAGATTATCTGTGGCCTTTGATCGTATTGACAGATACTTCAAAATTTACTTTAATGTTAGCGTTGCAACAATTAAAATCAGTTCATACCGGTGACTATTCCATGGTTATGACCGGAACGCTTTTGGCCACCCTGCCAGTAATCGTTTTCTTCCTAGTTGTAAGCCGTCAATTTATTGCGGGAATTATGGAAGGGGCGGTCAAAAGCTAG
- a CDS encoding LacI family DNA-binding transcriptional regulator encodes MMAPKIKDVAKYAGVSVTTVSRVLNGEKYVKDDLKARVQKAIDDLGYSPSHIARSLVRRKTNLIGVIVPDVTSSFYSTILSTIEKTASLNDYNLLVCNIIEDTDKELKYLQVFKEMRVDGIIIMHEKINEEIREMIMKLGIPIIFSSVKPKDQPFISVIIDDYSAAYDATRHLIDLGHSRIGFIGGDMNDVTSGQNRYFGFVHALSDFGIEQVEAHIKFGDYKTRSGYDMMKEILACRTRPTAVFAVSDDMAVGAMNCISDYGLSVPGDISVIGFDGSQLTEQVRPRLSSMEQPILEMGKITVLKLLDLISGNNATLKDDVILKHMLVIRDSCKKYVNREDQT; translated from the coding sequence ATGATGGCGCCGAAGATTAAGGATGTCGCCAAGTACGCGGGTGTTTCCGTTACGACGGTTTCGAGAGTACTAAACGGAGAGAAGTACGTCAAGGACGATTTGAAAGCTAGGGTTCAAAAGGCGATAGACGATCTTGGTTACTCGCCAAGTCATATTGCTAGAAGTCTCGTCCGTAGGAAAACGAATCTTATTGGGGTGATTGTCCCTGATGTTACTTCGAGCTTCTATTCCACGATCCTTAGCACGATCGAGAAAACCGCGAGCCTGAACGACTATAATCTTTTGGTATGCAACATCATCGAAGATACAGATAAAGAGCTTAAATACTTGCAAGTGTTCAAAGAGATGCGTGTCGATGGCATTATTATCATGCATGAGAAAATAAACGAAGAAATACGCGAAATGATAATGAAGCTGGGGATACCTATCATCTTCTCAAGCGTAAAACCAAAGGATCAGCCTTTCATTTCCGTAATCATCGACGATTATTCGGCAGCATATGATGCAACGAGACACTTAATCGATCTCGGACATTCGCGCATCGGTTTTATCGGGGGCGACATGAACGACGTGACATCGGGTCAGAACCGCTATTTCGGTTTTGTTCACGCCTTGTCCGATTTCGGAATCGAACAAGTAGAAGCTCACATTAAGTTTGGCGATTACAAAACGCGTAGCGGTTACGACATGATGAAGGAAATTTTAGCTTGCCGAACCCGCCCGACGGCGGTATTCGCAGTAAGTGACGATATGGCTGTCGGAGCCATGAACTGCATTAGTGATTATGGATTATCGGTTCCGGGTGATATATCCGTTATCGGGTTCGATGGTAGCCAATTAACGGAGCAGGTTCGTCCGCGATTGTCATCCATGGAGCAGCCTATCTTAGAGATGGGGAAAATAACCGTGCTTAAGCTTCTCGATTTGATTTCAGGCAACAATGCGACCCTTAAAGATGACGTCATTCTAAAGCACATGTTAGTCATACGTGACAGCTGCAAGAAATACGTCAACAGAGAGGATCAAACATAA
- a CDS encoding carbohydrate kinase family protein translates to MFDAVVIGDANIDLVVPGYNEVPQPGQEILVDNIAMHVGGGAALFAVSLAKLGTRVAFNGVLGDDNHGQYIRDRFAEYGIDTTMIKTSKEHNTGISIAFNPGSDRSFITYWGSNMELRFDNLDIEQIAQGSHVHLTGYKGERNHEQYIQLVKSLKDNGVTLSCDVGWDDSGKWDRGVFELMKYFDVFLMNETECFHYTGMENVEDSLRYMSEYCSHVVVKLGKEGAISVKNGIIKRLPGYSVEAVDTTGAGDSFNAGYLFGFLSGKDVETSMRYGNACGALSVSAFGGSTNTPTYDQLEQFISSHQNTQHAV, encoded by the coding sequence ATGTTCGATGCTGTTGTAATTGGCGATGCTAATATCGATCTCGTCGTGCCGGGGTATAATGAAGTTCCTCAACCTGGCCAGGAGATCTTAGTCGATAATATTGCAATGCACGTAGGCGGGGGAGCCGCGTTATTCGCGGTCTCACTTGCGAAGCTAGGAACTCGAGTCGCATTTAACGGCGTGTTGGGCGATGACAACCACGGCCAATATATTAGGGATCGCTTTGCCGAATATGGTATCGATACCACAATGATAAAAACAAGCAAAGAGCACAATACAGGCATCTCGATTGCCTTTAATCCGGGCTCGGATCGTTCCTTCATTACTTATTGGGGATCCAATATGGAGCTTCGGTTCGATAACTTGGATATAGAGCAAATTGCCCAAGGTAGCCACGTACATTTGACCGGTTACAAAGGGGAACGAAATCATGAGCAATATATACAGCTGGTAAAGTCGCTTAAGGACAATGGAGTTACATTGTCCTGCGATGTAGGATGGGATGATTCCGGCAAATGGGATAGAGGAGTATTCGAATTAATGAAGTATTTTGACGTTTTCTTGATGAATGAGACCGAGTGTTTTCATTATACAGGGATGGAAAACGTAGAAGATAGTCTGAGATACATGAGTGAATATTGCAGCCATGTCGTAGTCAAACTGGGGAAAGAAGGGGCCATTTCCGTAAAAAACGGGATTATCAAACGCCTTCCGGGTTATTCGGTTGAAGCTGTTGATACGACGGGAGCTGGAGATTCCTTTAACGCAGGGTATTTATTTGGATTCTTGTCTGGCAAAGATGTCGAAACTAGTATGAGATACGGTAATGCCTGTGGGGCACTTTCCGTGAGCGCATTCGGCGGGAGCACGAACACACCGACTTACGACCAACTCGAACAATTTATTAGCAGTCATCAAAATACGCAGCATGCCGTCTAG
- a CDS encoding glycoside hydrolase family 125 protein: MKKLPNSVSDLLQEAHSTLAGHPKLLDMFLKCFPNTLETTTKLLEDQSAFVITGDIPAMWLRDSSAQVRHYLPLANGDKELQHLIEGLIRRQIAYIHIDPYANAFNEEANDNRYDEDLTELDAWVWERKYEIDSLCYPIQLSYLYWKQTGRTEIFDEAFRAAVQAILNLWKIEQRHAELSPYRFARINCPPSDTLRNNRMGMPVNYTGMTWSGFRPSDDACTFGYLIPSNMFAVVVLRYIEEIAMEVWNDAELIQLASELREEIDFGIQNYGTYLHPKYGKIYAYETDGFGNYNLMDDANVPSLLSIPYLGYTTFDDPIYQNTRKFVLSGDNPYYHEGKFAKGIGSPHTPEGFIWPISLAMQALTARDDAEIGELLEMLQRTDADTGYMHEGFDPDNPSSYTRPWFAWANSLFGELLYSLMARGFFNKG, from the coding sequence ATGAAGAAGCTTCCCAATTCGGTTTCGGATTTACTACAAGAAGCCCATTCAACTCTTGCCGGACATCCGAAGCTATTGGACATGTTCCTGAAATGTTTTCCGAACACGTTAGAAACGACTACGAAGCTGCTGGAGGATCAATCAGCCTTCGTCATTACCGGAGATATTCCGGCTATGTGGTTAAGAGATTCCAGCGCACAGGTGAGGCATTACTTGCCGCTTGCCAACGGAGACAAGGAGCTTCAGCACTTGATTGAAGGATTAATTCGCCGGCAGATCGCTTATATTCATATCGATCCCTATGCTAACGCCTTTAATGAAGAAGCAAACGATAATCGTTATGACGAGGATCTGACTGAGCTTGATGCTTGGGTGTGGGAGAGAAAGTACGAAATTGATTCGCTTTGCTATCCCATTCAGCTTTCTTATCTCTATTGGAAACAAACAGGCAGAACCGAAATATTTGACGAAGCCTTCCGAGCTGCGGTTCAAGCGATATTGAACTTGTGGAAAATAGAACAAAGGCATGCCGAGCTGTCGCCTTACCGGTTTGCCCGAATCAATTGTCCTCCGAGCGACACGCTGCGGAACAACCGAATGGGAATGCCAGTTAATTATACAGGTATGACCTGGTCAGGGTTTCGTCCGAGCGACGATGCTTGCACGTTCGGATATCTCATTCCTTCTAACATGTTCGCGGTCGTCGTTCTTCGTTATATCGAGGAGATCGCCATGGAAGTATGGAATGACGCCGAACTCATTCAGCTCGCGTCAGAGCTTAGGGAAGAGATCGACTTTGGTATTCAAAACTACGGTACCTATCTTCATCCGAAGTACGGAAAGATCTATGCGTATGAGACGGACGGCTTCGGTAACTACAATCTGATGGATGACGCCAATGTGCCGAGTCTGCTATCGATCCCTTACTTGGGTTACACAACATTCGATGATCCGATCTATCAGAACACACGCAAGTTTGTGTTAAGCGGCGATAACCCTTATTACCATGAGGGAAAATTCGCTAAGGGAATCGGAAGCCCGCATACGCCCGAGGGCTTTATCTGGCCGATCAGTTTGGCGATGCAGGCGCTTACCGCACGGGATGATGCAGAAATCGGCGAGCTGCTGGAAATGCTGCAGCGGACGGATGCGGATACGGGATATATGCACGAAGGATTCGATCCGGATAACCCGTCAAGCTATACACGTCCTTGGTTCGCTTGGGCAAATAGTCTTTTCGGCGAATTGCTGTACAGCTTGATGGCAAGAGGATTTTTTAATAAAGGGTAA
- a CDS encoding glycoside hydrolase family 2 TIM barrel-domain containing protein yields the protein MIRLDRYWENLNVLQVNREAPRAAYIPFVDENSAKSGKRGRSPVYQTLNGAWKFKYHKSVLNVVDPFYEETADVSTWDDLIVPSCWQVNGYDQLQYTNIDYPFPNDPPFVPNDNPAGLYVREFNISNQWDEKEKYIVFEGVNACFYLWINGQFAGYSQGSRMPSEFNVSSLLKPGKNKIAVMVLKWCDGSYLEDQDSWRFSGIFRDVYMLARDCVHVRDVFNKQKFEDGFRKVVLTTEIETNGHLNVSADLMDVEGKVVASVNALIDSKGTLRFEVDDPKLWSAETPYLYELYVRGGSEVLRFPVGFKQLTVEGGVFRINGQAVKLKGVNRHDSHPELGQTIPVTHMIKDLILMKKHNVNTIRTSHYPNDSRFMDLCNEYGFYVVDEADLESHGIGTGHIEGSAHSISRDPDWKAAFMDRAVRMVERDKNHPCVVMWSLGNESGYEANHIAMAEWIRERDPSIPVHYEGAAPHYKGSSQIDCLDLESRMYASVQEIEAYAKDENNVKPLFLCEYSHAMGNGPGDLKDYWDVIYRYPKLIGGCVWEWNDHGIATETKDGTPFFAYGGDFGDKPNDGNFCIDGLVTPDRKPHTGLLELKKVLAPVRIEEHDLKVGEIKVTNLYDFIDLSHVGVFWKIELDGRLIQQGQLDTEGILPQNSRLMTLPFNLPETFIGRYVLTFSIWLKEETRWAEAGHEISFEQMEWKCDKPSLEIGDDVRDVSVKPSPALQTEETGRWLTVEGFDFRHVFDLESGTVHRISRNGVNMLDAPSAFTVWRAPTDNDMHVKEKWLEEGYDRAAMKTYHCNWAKTNDGNVEIRSRFSISADSRASILSGELCWNVNVSGEIRLILNVKVQAELPYPYLPRFGLRLSMPPGMEEVEYSGFGPHESYVDKRQSVKRGQFLTTVDEMFENYIMPQENGSRYGTEWAIVSNAQGMGLRFSTQNGFSFNASHFSPEDLTEAQHDWELAKMKSKNTIVHLDYKMSGVGSNSCGPVLAEAYRLNDKEFQYELSLTPVFKEDE from the coding sequence ATGATTCGCTTAGATCGTTATTGGGAGAATTTGAACGTTCTCCAAGTGAACAGGGAGGCTCCGCGAGCTGCCTACATCCCCTTCGTGGATGAAAATTCGGCCAAGTCGGGAAAGCGGGGGAGATCCCCCGTATATCAAACCTTAAATGGTGCATGGAAGTTTAAGTACCACAAGAGCGTCTTAAACGTCGTTGACCCGTTCTATGAGGAAACTGCCGACGTGAGCACATGGGACGATTTAATCGTTCCGTCTTGCTGGCAAGTAAATGGGTATGATCAGCTTCAATATACGAACATCGATTATCCTTTTCCTAACGATCCTCCTTTCGTCCCCAATGATAATCCAGCCGGACTTTACGTTCGAGAGTTTAATATTTCGAACCAGTGGGATGAGAAGGAGAAGTATATTGTTTTCGAAGGTGTTAATGCTTGTTTCTACCTTTGGATAAACGGACAATTCGCCGGTTATAGCCAAGGCAGCCGCATGCCTTCGGAGTTTAACGTTTCTTCTCTCCTAAAGCCGGGGAAAAACAAGATTGCAGTTATGGTATTAAAATGGTGCGACGGTTCTTATTTGGAAGATCAGGATTCTTGGCGATTTTCAGGTATTTTCCGCGACGTGTACATGCTTGCGCGTGATTGCGTCCACGTAAGGGACGTGTTCAATAAGCAAAAGTTCGAAGACGGCTTTCGGAAAGTCGTTCTGACGACGGAAATCGAGACGAACGGGCACTTGAATGTAAGCGCCGATTTAATGGATGTCGAAGGGAAAGTCGTAGCTTCGGTCAACGCCTTAATCGATAGTAAAGGGACTCTACGTTTCGAGGTAGACGATCCGAAATTGTGGAGCGCCGAGACGCCTTATCTCTACGAGCTTTACGTTCGCGGTGGCAGCGAGGTACTGCGGTTTCCGGTTGGGTTCAAGCAATTGACTGTCGAAGGTGGCGTGTTTCGTATCAACGGTCAGGCCGTTAAGCTCAAGGGCGTAAACAGGCACGATTCTCATCCGGAGCTCGGGCAGACGATTCCGGTAACCCATATGATCAAAGATCTTATTTTGATGAAAAAACATAATGTGAACACGATCCGTACCTCTCATTATCCGAACGATTCCCGGTTCATGGATCTATGCAACGAGTATGGGTTTTACGTCGTGGACGAAGCTGATTTGGAAAGTCACGGAATCGGAACCGGACACATAGAAGGATCCGCGCACTCTATCTCACGCGATCCCGACTGGAAGGCCGCTTTCATGGATCGCGCGGTTCGAATGGTGGAGAGGGACAAGAACCACCCATGCGTCGTCATGTGGTCATTGGGTAACGAGTCGGGATATGAAGCCAATCACATCGCGATGGCTGAATGGATTAGAGAACGCGATCCATCGATTCCGGTTCATTATGAAGGCGCAGCTCCGCACTATAAGGGCAGCTCGCAAATAGATTGTTTGGACTTGGAAAGCCGTATGTACGCTTCGGTTCAAGAAATCGAAGCTTACGCTAAAGACGAGAACAACGTCAAGCCTCTCTTCTTGTGCGAGTACAGCCATGCGATGGGCAATGGCCCAGGAGATTTAAAGGACTATTGGGACGTCATTTATCGTTATCCGAAGCTTATCGGTGGTTGCGTATGGGAATGGAACGACCATGGTATCGCAACGGAGACGAAGGACGGCACGCCTTTCTTTGCTTACGGTGGAGATTTCGGGGATAAGCCTAATGATGGAAATTTCTGCATCGACGGGCTAGTTACACCGGATCGCAAGCCGCATACGGGACTTCTCGAGTTGAAGAAGGTGCTCGCGCCTGTTCGGATCGAGGAGCACGACTTGAAAGTCGGCGAGATTAAGGTGACAAACCTCTATGATTTTATCGACCTTTCCCATGTGGGCGTTTTCTGGAAAATAGAGCTGGACGGAAGGCTGATTCAACAGGGACAGCTCGATACAGAAGGAATTTTGCCGCAAAACTCTCGCCTTATGACTTTGCCGTTTAACTTGCCCGAAACGTTCATTGGACGTTACGTGCTTACTTTCTCCATTTGGTTAAAAGAGGAGACGCGATGGGCCGAAGCAGGTCATGAGATTTCATTCGAGCAGATGGAATGGAAGTGTGATAAGCCGAGTTTGGAGATCGGCGATGACGTCCGTGATGTCTCGGTCAAGCCATCTCCTGCATTGCAAACGGAAGAGACGGGACGTTGGCTAACCGTCGAAGGCTTTGATTTCCGTCATGTTTTCGACCTGGAGTCCGGAACTGTACACCGTATTTCGAGGAACGGAGTGAACATGCTGGACGCTCCTTCAGCATTTACGGTCTGGAGGGCGCCGACGGATAACGATATGCACGTGAAAGAGAAGTGGCTCGAGGAAGGCTACGACCGTGCTGCTATGAAGACGTACCATTGCAATTGGGCTAAAACAAATGACGGGAATGTGGAGATCAGAAGCAGATTTTCCATTTCTGCGGACAGCCGAGCATCGATTCTCTCCGGAGAATTATGCTGGAACGTTAACGTATCGGGGGAGATTCGCCTAATTTTGAACGTTAAAGTCCAAGCGGAATTGCCATATCCTTACCTTCCACGTTTCGGTCTTCGGCTATCGATGCCTCCGGGCATGGAAGAGGTTGAATACTCGGGCTTCGGACCGCATGAGAGTTATGTAGACAAACGCCAAAGCGTAAAACGGGGCCAATTCCTGACAACGGTCGATGAAATGTTCGAGAACTATATCATGCCACAAGAGAACGGCTCCAGGTATGGAACCGAATGGGCCATCGTGTCCAACGCGCAAGGCATGGGCCTTCGCTTCTCTACGCAGAATGGCTTCTCCTTCAACGCTTCCCATTTTTCGCCGGAAGACTTAACCGAAGCGCAGCACGATTGGGAGCTTGCGAAGATGAAAAGTAAGAATACGATCGTACACCTCGATTACAAAATGAGCGGAGTCGGATCGAACTCCTGCGGACCGGTGCTTGCGGAAGCGTACCGTTTGAACGATAAGGAATTTCAATATGAGCTAAGCCTCACTCCCGTATTTAAAGAAGACGAATAG
- a CDS encoding aldo/keto reductase yields MKYIQIQGVDKKISRLFMGTGDLRKLEDPQRIMLDAYIQAGGNAFDTAHQYRGKELVLGQWLAETGLREQLVILTKGAHHDDGSPGPRVNPQAIRKDLKESLERLGTDYVDLYALHRDDPTVEVGPIIEELNEHLQARTIRAIGASNWSHKRIQEANEYAASRNLTGFSFNSPNLSLAKPLEARWAGAISADEAACEWHVKNQLPLLAWSAQAGGFFSGNFSPDNRTDEEMVRVYYSDNNWERYRRAVKLAEEKGVTPIQIALAYVLYQPFPTCAIIGPRNPEEFYSSIESMNLELSPREVEWLDLKVEDIQ; encoded by the coding sequence GTGAAATATATCCAAATTCAAGGCGTTGATAAAAAGATTTCGCGGTTATTCATGGGGACAGGGGATTTACGGAAATTGGAGGATCCGCAACGGATCATGCTAGATGCGTATATCCAGGCCGGAGGCAACGCCTTCGATACCGCTCATCAATATCGGGGCAAGGAGCTCGTTCTCGGCCAATGGCTGGCTGAGACGGGACTTCGGGAACAGCTGGTCATTTTAACGAAAGGCGCTCATCACGATGACGGGAGCCCAGGGCCTCGCGTGAATCCCCAGGCGATTCGCAAAGACTTGAAAGAGAGCCTAGAACGACTCGGTACCGATTACGTCGATCTATATGCGCTTCACCGCGATGATCCGACCGTTGAGGTCGGCCCTATCATCGAAGAACTGAATGAGCATCTTCAAGCGCGGACAATTAGAGCCATCGGTGCCTCGAACTGGTCACACAAAAGAATTCAGGAAGCAAACGAATACGCAGCTTCACGAAACTTGACTGGCTTTTCCTTCAACAGCCCGAATTTAAGCTTGGCCAAGCCTCTAGAAGCTAGGTGGGCGGGAGCTATCTCTGCGGATGAGGCAGCGTGCGAATGGCACGTCAAAAATCAATTGCCATTATTAGCTTGGTCCGCGCAAGCGGGAGGATTCTTCTCCGGGAACTTCTCACCGGACAATCGAACGGACGAAGAGATGGTCAGAGTATATTACAGCGACAATAACTGGGAGCGATATCGCCGTGCCGTTAAGTTAGCGGAAGAAAAGGGCGTGACTCCGATCCAAATTGCTCTTGCCTACGTCCTTTATCAGCCTTTTCCGACTTGCGCGATTATCGGTCCTCGAAATCCTGAGGAGTTCTATTCCTCGATCGAGTCTATGAATCTTGAACTGAGCCCGCGGGAAGTTGAATGGCTAGATCTGAAAGTGGAGGATATTCAATGA
- a CDS encoding sugar phosphate isomerase/epimerase family protein translates to MMIRHKLAAQLYTLRNEVKKDFEGVLKDLSKMGWAAVQIDGLHGHPARDIEAVLKETGLRVAGMHVGLERMKHDLKAVLEEASLFNTKDFICHSLPDGLQTPEGYESVKKDLLAVAAEVDGKGYRVGYHNHDFEFHTKIDGKFALEYLLDDPAIHAEIDTYWVMKAGHDPLSFIRNYAFRMPILHLKDMTSDGRQYFSEIGTGLIDFAPILKWGLDSGVEWFAVEQDYCPGNPMDSLALSLENLLKLEKSL, encoded by the coding sequence ATGATGATCAGACATAAGCTTGCGGCACAGCTGTACACCTTAAGGAACGAAGTGAAGAAGGATTTCGAGGGTGTTCTTAAAGATCTAAGTAAAATGGGATGGGCGGCCGTTCAAATCGACGGTTTGCATGGACATCCCGCTCGGGATATCGAAGCCGTGTTGAAGGAAACAGGCTTACGAGTAGCGGGTATGCATGTTGGCTTAGAGCGAATGAAGCATGATCTGAAGGCAGTGCTGGAGGAAGCAAGCTTGTTCAATACAAAAGATTTTATCTGCCACTCACTGCCGGACGGTCTGCAGACGCCCGAGGGATACGAGAGCGTAAAGAAAGATTTGCTGGCGGTTGCCGCTGAGGTTGACGGCAAGGGATACCGAGTGGGTTATCACAATCATGACTTTGAATTTCACACGAAGATCGACGGGAAATTTGCACTGGAATATTTGCTGGATGATCCAGCAATTCATGCCGAAATCGATACTTATTGGGTTATGAAGGCAGGCCATGATCCGCTATCCTTTATTCGGAATTATGCTTTCCGCATGCCGATTCTTCATCTCAAGGACATGACCTCTGATGGTCGGCAATATTTCTCCGAAATCGGAACCGGCCTGATCGACTTCGCTCCGATTCTGAAATGGGGACTGGATAGCGGCGTTGAATGGTTTGCGGTGGAGCAGGACTACTGTCCGGGCAATCCGATGGATAGCTTGGCTTTGAGCTTAGAAAATTTGTTGAAGCTTGAGAAATCGCTTTGA